The window cttagGAAGGTTGGGATATTCCATAGTAAAACTTTTGAGAATATATTGTGGTGTGCTTTTTTTTTTAAGTTCTGTTCAGAAGTGATCCCTcccttttctgctttatttcttgactttttctgtttttgtttcacGGATGACTTGATGGTGAAATCTGGTTGACCAGGGAGAAAAGTGCACTTATCTGTCGATGGCAGCTAGGTTTCTCTCTCTACTTGGATGCCAGAATTTCTGGGTGCTCGCCTTGTTCATAAAGGTGAGGCGAGCTTCCATGATGTGCTGACTGTTTAGGCTACAGCATGGCAACTATCCTGGTCGAAATGTAGATGATCCTTAGTGTTCTAGTTTTCTGTTATAGTGCAGCCAAACTAATATGACTTCAACTGACAGCGTTACTTATTTCTCTGTAATGTTGGGATGTATCATTGCCAAAAATGAAAATTTTGCCATTTGACCAGTTACCATAGATTGCAGATGAATCTGAGTTTATTTGTCTGTCGTGATGTCTTGACGTGTTGCTGAATGGACATTTAGGGATGGAACATCACTTGTCCTCACCGATGAAATTGGGCAAATATTCATTATTGGTACAGGGCAGGGCAAGTCCCAAAAGGATGCGAAATATGATCAGGTATATGAATTGTTACTGAACTACCAAATTATTGGGGGAATGCCTAGTGCAAACCAATGTTGGGTGCAGTCATGCAAACTGCCATTATCTCCATTATCATGTGTACAGCTGGGTGAGGCACAGTTGATATTCTAATTCAGTTTGATCATGTATAACTTTCTAATCTGTCAGGGCCTTGGTGCTTAGTCACAGAATTATTCATCCATGTGGCGCTTTGAGAGTTTGCATGACTCTACCTAGATATGTTTGCGCTGGATAATCCTCCTGTTTTGGAAATATCCCTCCTTGTATGCAATCATCGATGCTGACTATTCATGTTTTCAAACAGTTCTTTCTTGGAGACTACAGGCCCCTTGTTCATGATACAAATGGAAGTGCTATTGATCAGGTTCGTCTGAGGATATGAGCTATCTGTTTTTTGCATTTGCATTAGCCGATTGAGTTGTATAATGTCGTTATATTCATTTTCTGCAACTAACTCTACCATCAGATTCATCGTGTGAACTGTTTCAAAATCCGTTTTAGTGGAACTTTTCATTTTGATATTTTCTGAATATTTGTTAAACAAGCGAAATTGTATAGGTATCATGTATTGTTTTTTGTCTAAAAAAGTACTGTTTTCAAGAGAAGTCCTAGACTTGCTTTTGTGATGGTATATGTTTTACTGGTTGGTGAagtaatatactccctctgtaaacaaatataagacgttttaggtcACTACATTTGTTTACAAAGGTAGTATGTCAGATGATTTGAACTAGCTATCCGTTAGTCGTTTTTCGCTGCCAACGTATTTATAAAGAATGCCACGTACTACCGCCATTTCAGTCTACTTATGGAGTGTTGCTAGCTCAGCAGCTAAGTAAGGTGGATTATGTGCTGTCAAATCGAGCGAGGACCACTCTGCTGATTGGCAGGAAGTTTGACTTTGATGGCAGTCTTGAAAGTGCACAACATTGATGTTTTGTTATTCCCTACTACAGTATGTTATAACTTTATAAGTTACAAGCATCCTGTACCACAATCATCCGATCACCTCTTAATGTGTTTTCTTAGTAGCTGTAATATATAATATGTTTTATATATCAAACGTTTGTGTGGTGCTACTCGTACCATCTCATTAGAAGTCATACAGAGGGTGTAATTTGTTTCAGTAActattccttttttatttatttctggtGCTTATTCAAGCCAACAAACAAGTTAGCATTGCAAGACTAAGGAATCTTAAAACATGATAAAACACAGAACTCCAGGTTTGAAAAACTACTGGACGCCTGCTGGGTCCGGTATTTCCCAAGAAAGGGATATTGAACCCTGTTCCTGATCATTCTTGCCTGTGTGGAACTGTTTTTTTCTCTTCACAAAGTGCATTATGAGCTATCAAGTTTTCTTTATGATGCCTTTTCTTACTGTACCCAGGAAACACAACTTGCACCTTATAGGAGAAATATTCAAGACCTTTTGTGCGACTCGGGTATGCAACTTCTCTATCTTTCTAACCAAGGTATAATTTAGTAATTTATTGGTCGCACATGATTATAATTGTTAGTTGCTAATTGCCAATTGAAGGTATGATACCTTACCCAGAGCCTTTTCAGAGCATGTACCAGAAACACAGGTTAGGTACCCTGGGTATTGAATGGCGACCTCCCTCGGTAAATTTTGCTGTTGGGCCCACTTACCATGCAACCACTGGCGAGTACCAAATCATCTCAGTTATTGATCCAGATAGGTGGGAACCACTTCCAGAGATAACAGACTTCATCGAGCTTGAACCAGAAAATGAAGCGATCTCTGATGATACTGATTCCGAGTACAATGGCATGGATGACTATTCTAGTGAAGGAGAACAGGAGATTTGGGGTGGTCATGCTTCTGGTGCTTCATACTCAAGTGCAGAGATTGATGGATCTAATCTTAACAGTACTGCTAATCTCCGCAGATctagaagaaagaagaaaagatcTGATGTAAGAGGCGACATTAAGATCATTCCATTTCCTTTATGTCGGTTTCTAACTTTTCAACTTATTTTCCTTTTATTACGTCTTCTACAGGCTGATTTTGTTACTTCATCTGATCggcgagttaagaaaagaaatttgGATGGGCATGGTGTGGCTACACCGTCAAGGCCACATAGAGGTAGGAAGTCTAAGACTGGCCGTGCTACCAAAAGGAAAATATCTCCTAAATCTAGGAGATTGCGACCTCAAAGACGTGCTACTCACAGCACACACAGTTTTTTCTCGAAGATTGAAACTtcaacagaagaggaagatggatcAGCGAGCAGTCTTTCAGACAACGAACTGAACACAGAAAGCACTGAAGCTGAGCAGTCAGCGTGGCATGGCCTGCCAAGACTTGGTAGAGAGACCAACCAATATGATTCCGAATATGTTACCCCTTCTCAGTTCACTGAAACCAAGGGAAAAAATTCTGCAAATAGTAGAAAACTGATTCTGAGGATACCATGCCGTGATCTAAAAGTTCAGTTTCCTTCAGAAAGTGCAAATCCAGAACTCCCACCTCATTATGCAGTGCTGTCACTTCCAGCAGCCAGATACAAAGACGCTGAGCTGGAACTAGCTTTTGAGCCTGGAAACTCCTCTGCTTGCAAGTCTGAATCACCTCTGGTCTCTGTTCTACATGACGCGGGTACTGCTCACAGTAATGACACAATCAAAGGGGGTGAGCTTAAGCTGCGACCTTCAAAGCATTGCAAGTTCGGGGACTCTTCTTCAGGAGACATGTGGGTCTCTTCAAATAATGCACTTTCACATGACGTTTATGGGTCTGGTTGTCAGAAAACACCTAATCAATATGATAATGGCGTCCAACAAAGGGTTGAGCAGAATGTACAGAAAAGACAACGTGCAATTTATCTGGATAGCATCCATGAAAACCACAATACTGATGATTATCGTGAAGGTAATTTGCCTGGTAAAGAATGGATAACTGACAACAAGAATACTCATCTAGAGGAAGAAAATAACAGGGAACACGGTCAGCAGTTCCACAGCACTCGGTCTATATCCTTTAAACTGAAGTTGTCCAGACCAAGAGGCTTTGCAGATGGAGCAAGTTCATCAGACATATCGAAGACTAGTGCAGTAGGGAGTGACATCAACCATGTTAAAGTTTCCATGCAGCATGATGAGGTTTCTGCCACCAGTCAACATAGGAGTAGTGACTTCACTAGTGTGTCCAGACGTTTCCAGGACTTTGAATCTGCGAACACATACGGCACAGTGTGCAAAAGGTCAGAGCCAAGTAAGCACAGGAAAAGATTGGGTTCGGATGCCTTTGGAAATGGACATAGTACTTCTGTTTCCAATGATGATGGTGGGCATCAACCTCTAGACTGCAGTCCTGTTGCACTTACTGGTAGTTTACGAAGAAACGAAAGGAGGTCATGTGCATACACTGATTATGGTAGAGAAAGGGATGCAATCTCTCATGTGCAAAGTTCTTCCCTCGAAGCAGCAATTAGTGGGAGACGAATTGTTGCAAATGTGCGTGAAGTAATGTGGGGATCAACATCAAAGAATGCTGGTATAAAGTCTTGTATGAACAAAGGAGAGAGTTGCAACTTTCCTGATACACATCTATTGGAGAAAAAGCACCAAGTATCGAGGCCGTGGTTGATGTTGCTAGAGCATGAAGATATCTACCGTTATATTCCTCAACTTGGCGATGAGGTTATGTACTTGCGACAGGTATTTATTTATTTTCGCTGCATTGTGTGTATAAAGTACGGAAATGATTTTGGTGCCCAGTTGTAAGGTATACTAGTTGATGGTGGGAAAATCGTGCGTAGGTTAAATACGAGCATATATACCATTGTGACTCGTAAAATAGTATTTATGAAGCGCCTCTTATCATACTTTCTGTGCGCTTGTTATTTTTAGGGCCATGAAGAATATGTTTATAAAGTGCAATCATCGGATAATTGCCCATTGAATCGGATCAGAGGCCTTAAAGCTGCCGAGCTTTGCAAAATTAAGGGTCTTGATTACAAGCCAGATAGAGGGTCTGGGGAAAGCTGCTGTGAATTAACTATTAAATTCATTGATCACACTTCAAGCGGATTTGGCAAAGAGTTTGTAATCACATTGCGTGAGCTAGTTACGTTCCCTGATTTTCTTGTGGAAAGAACACGGTTTGA is drawn from Triticum dicoccoides isolate Atlit2015 ecotype Zavitan chromosome 4A, WEW_v2.0, whole genome shotgun sequence and contains these coding sequences:
- the LOC119285520 gene encoding PH-interacting protein-like, giving the protein MDFRKHQPSANATSISMVHLDFPSQMLEDIDSVNQVMPADFPSEAPIDIDMRELYFLILHFLSHGPFKRVAGELCNELLEHQLLPRRYHAWYSRGGFHSGEENDDGVSLPLGYLKLVERYPHIGKDHLVKLLKQLMMTSCCPDSLVRDVSPNAADFPTLLGSNSFSLLASDRCRQDKETLRLPRYLRWSHIHADQVHGLSLREIGGFTKNHRAPSVRASCYAIAKPSTLVEKMQIIKKLRGHQNAAYCATFDRSGRYVITGSDDRLVKIWAMETAFCLASCRGHEGDITDLAVSSNNAVVASSSNDFIIRVWRIPDGMPMSVLKGHTGVVTTIAFSPRPGAAFQLLSSSDDGTCRIWDARHSQQSPRIYIPKPSDVAAGKSGDASSSAVQVQPTNHQILCCSFNANGTVFVTGSSDTYARVWSACKSCSDEHDQPNHEMDILSGHENDVNYVQFSGCIVSRSFSSDSSHTSKEENNLKLRNSWFTHNIVTCSRDGSAIIWVPRSRRSHGKIGRWTRAYHLKVPPPPMAPQPLRGGPRQRYNPTPRGVNMIVWSLDNRFVLAAIMDCRICVWNASDGSLVHSLISHQESTFVLDVHPFNPRIGMSAGYDGKTIIWDIWEGKPVQIYETGHYKLVDGKFSPDGTSLVLTDEIGQIFIIGTGQGKSQKDAKYDQFFLGDYRPLVHDTNGSAIDQETQLAPYRRNIQDLLCDSGMIPYPEPFQSMYQKHRLGTLGIEWRPPSVNFAVGPTYHATTGEYQIISVIDPDRWEPLPEITDFIELEPENEAISDDTDSEYNGMDDYSSEGEQEIWGGHASGASYSSAEIDGSNLNSTANLRRSRRKKKRSDADFVTSSDRRVKKRNLDGHGVATPSRPHRGRKSKTGRATKRKISPKSRRLRPQRRATHSTHSFFSKIETSTEEEDGSASSLSDNELNTESTEAEQSAWHGLPRLGRETNQYDSEYVTPSQFTETKGKNSANSRKLILRIPCRDLKVQFPSESANPELPPHYAVLSLPAARYKDAELELAFEPGNSSACKSESPLVSVLHDAGTAHSNDTIKGGELKLRPSKHCKFGDSSSGDMWVSSNNALSHDVYGSGCQKTPNQYDNGVQQRVEQNVQKRQRAIYLDSIHENHNTDDYREGNLPGKEWITDNKNTHLEEENNREHGQQFHSTRSISFKLKLSRPRGFADGASSSDISKTSAVGSDINHVKVSMQHDEVSATSQHRSSDFTSVSRRFQDFESANTYGTVCKRSEPSKHRKRLGSDAFGNGHSTSVSNDDGGHQPLDCSPVALTGSLRRNERRSCAYTDYGRERDAISHVQSSSLEAAISGRRIVANVREVMWGSTSKNAGIKSCMNKGESCNFPDTHLLEKKHQVSRPWLMLLEHEDIYRYIPQLGDEVMYLRQGHEEYVYKVQSSDNCPLNRIRGLKAAELCKIKGLDYKPDRGSGESCCELTIKFIDHTSSGFGKEFVITLRELVTFPDFLVERTRFEATTTYNWSIADRCKVWWMDEGEDGGSWWEG